The Methanocorpusculum vombati genomic interval GGTAACCTCGTCAAAGCTGTCCCGATTACACCCGGAGGAATCGGGACGTACGAGCTGGCGCTCGTGATCACGTTTGAGATCGGCGGCGTGCCTGCGGCGACGGCAACCCTGATTGCGGTGGTGGATCATCTGATCAAGAACCTTGTTACGCTTGCAGGGGGCGTGGTATCCCTCTACTACTTCGGTGACTGGGCGGTGTCACTGCTGAAACGGCTGTTCCATGAAGATGCAAAAAAACTGAAGGAGGAGCATGGTTCCCCCTGAAACACAGATACTGACGATCATTCTCTGGCTGATAATCATGAAGTTCTGCCAGATGACCGTCTATCCGTATCTGAAACCGGCTGTCGGCAACCTTTCGTATGGTCTTGCCTATCCGTTTTCCATTCTGCTGCTGACCTTTGTCACCTGGTATCTCGGGGTTGCCGGTCTTCCGGTACAGCTGGCTCTGCTGCTCTTCGCGGCAGCAGGCGGGTATGCCGTCCTCTCAAAGCGGTATGACAGAACGGAGATCCGGCAGAACCTGAAATGGGATCTGGTGTTCCTCGGTGCATTTTTCCTGATGCTCATCTCGCGGTTTCTGACACCGGGGATTATCCCGAGCGGCGAGAAGTTCATGGACGCGGCGTTCCTCGGAAGCATTATGCTGGACCCGGCGGTTACCCCGCTGGACCCCTGGTATGCGGGTGGCGAGCTGTCCATCTATTATTATCTCGGTCACTGGATGTGCGGGATGCTCGGCATTTTTGCCGGTGGTGCTCCCACGGTTGTGTTTAATCTGATGCTGCCGACCGTGTTTGCACTAGCAGCTGTTTCGGCGTATGCAATCGGAGTTCTTCTTCTGAAGCGGCATCAGTGGATTCCGATGCTGGTTCTGATCCTCCCCAATGCCGCTCTTCTCTGGCACACGATTGCGGGCGGCGGAACACTTGGCATCTGGTGGGCCTCAACACGGGTAATCGAGAATACGATCAATGAGTACCCGCTGTTCTCATTCCTCTGGGGAGATCCCCATGCACACGTACTCGGCTGCTTTAATCAGCTGTTCTTCCTGTGTCTGCTTGCGGTAATGCTGGTCAGATGGAAGGTGCTACCGACGGGAGGAAAGTATCTGCTGGCAGTGATTCTTGCGCTGTCGCTTGGAACGATGCCTGCGATGAACTCGTGGGATGTGATGGTGTATGCCGGCGTGTATCTTGTCCTTGCTGCTGTTCTCTGGCTGATGCACGGACACAGCCTCCGCGATGCAGTGCCGCTTGTACTGGTGCCGGTTCTTTCGCTTGCATCCTATGCACCGTTCCTGTACACGATGCTGTCCGGCGGCGGGTCCAGTGTCCAGGGATTTTTCCTGGTGACCACCCCCTCACCGATCAACGAGTTCCTCGGCGTGTATCTGTTCTTTATCGCGGTGTTTGTAGCCTTCGGATTCTCTGTTCTGAAAAAATATCCGTGGCTGATTGCGGTGCCGGTGATATTTGCCGTTGCCGGGTACGCAAGTGCAGGGGTTGCGCTGTTCTGCATTCTTCTGCTGGCCGGAAAACGCAGTGCGGCACCGGACGTGCTGTTCGGGATTCTCGGCATGGTGATTGTGTTCCTGATGGAGTTCATCTATCTGAAGGATTACATGGGCGATGTGAACTACCGGATGAACACGGTGTTCAAGTTCGGGTTCTGTGCCTGGTTTATGCTGGGAACTTCGGTACTTCTGATGATTGGCCGGTATGCGGAGAACCGGTTTGCAGAGATTCCCAAAGGCCGGGCTGTTGCAGTTGCCGCGGTTATTTTTGTGGTGCTTGCAGCACTGATCGGGTGCTGCGGGATTCAGCTCGGATATCCGGGAGGAACACTGGACGGATCGGCCTGGCTGGAGAGCCACCATCCGGCGGATGCGGCAGGCATTGCATTTCTGACCGGCGCTGCCTCACCCGGTGATGTCGTGGTGGAAGCGGCGGACGGCTCGTATGCGTACAACGGTCGTGTGTCGGCGATGACCGGACTCCCGACGATCGTCGGCTGGGTCGGACACGAGGCGGGATGGCGGAGCGGAGTGGGGGATGCGGGAACGCGGTGGAGTGATGTCCGGAGCATCTATGAGGATTCGTCCCGGACTGTTTCCCTGATGGACAAATACGGCGCGAAGTATCTGTTCGTAGGTGAGGTGGAACGGGAGTTGTACACCGTGAACCTGCCGGAGAATGGTCTGACCAGGATCTTTGCGGCGGACGGCGTGAGTATTTATCAGCGCAGCAACTAACGTGTTAGACAGAATGGATCATCCTGTACTTACCGTGGTAATCCCGGTCTATAATGACGCGGCGGCTCTCCGGGCTGCGGTGCCCGCATCGGTGGAAGTACTGGAAGGTCTCGGGCTGCCCTTTGAACTGATCCTCTGTGAGGATGCAAGTACCGACGGCAGCCGGGAAACAGCAGCAGCGTTCGCCGCATCCGACGACCGGATCCGGGTCAACCACAGCGATGTACGGCGGGGAAAGGGCGGTGCCCTTTCCGATGCGCTCGCGGCATCGCATGGGGATATCTTCTGTTTTTACGATGTGGATCTCTCGACGGATCTTGCAAACCTGCCAACACTTCTTGAAAAAATTCAGGCAGGAGCGGACATTGTTGTCGGGTCCCGGTTCCTTGCGCAAAGTACAGTGCTGCGCTCTGGCGACCGCGAAGCAACCAGTGTCGGGTTCAACCGGCTGGTGCGGATGCTTCTTGGAAGCAGTATCCGCGATCACCAGTGCGGATTCAAAGCGTTTCGCCGTGAACGGCTGGTGAAACTGATGCCGTACGTGCAGGCGCGCGGATGGACCTGGGATACCGAGGTGCTCGCACTTGCGCAAAGATGCGGGCTTACAATTGAGGAGATTCCGATCACCTGGACACAGGGCGAAAAAACGAACGTGCGAACCCGCGACATCTTTTCGATGGGCTGGTCGGTGCTGCAGCTTGCCTGGCGGATACGCATTGCGGGCCGGTACCCGAAGGACATCTGATGCCGTATCCGGAGAAGATGTCCAAACCTTTATGCCAGACTCTCACCCATATATAGAGTTACGCCAGCAACGGTCTGTTACCTTACCAGTAGAGCCGCTGATGAGCGATGACGGATGGTCTTTGAACCGTCCCGAGTGAAGTGAGTCATTATGGCAAAGATTTACCAGATGTTTGAAGTCCCTGAAGAACTTCAGAACAAAGCACTTGAAGCTCTTGAGCTTGCACGTGACACCGGAAAGATTAAGAAAGGCGCAAACGAGGCAACCAAGGCCGTTGAGCGCGGAACCGCAGCTCTCGTCCTGATTGGTGCTGATGTTGCACCCGAAGAGATCGTTATGCACATTCCGGGACTCGCAGACGAAAAAGAGATTCCGTTCGTTTTTATTAACAAGCAGGCAGACATCGGTGCTGCATGCGGCCTTGACGTCGGCTGCACTGCTGTTGCAATTGTTAAAGTCGGCAAAGGCAAGGAGATCGTTGAGGACCTTGCAGGCCAGATTAAGGCACTCAGAGGATAAATACCATGCCTGATGATGCAACGCCAGCAGAAGTCATTGAGGTTATCGGCCTTACGGGTATGCACGGAGAGGCATCCCAGATTAAATGCCGTGTCCTTGACGGCCCGAACAAGGGGCGGATTATCACCCGGAATACCTTCGGTCCGATCCGTGAGGGTGACATCCTGATGCTCCTTGAAACAGAACGTGAAGCAAAGAAGCTCTCAAGACGGTGAGTAAGAAATGGTTGATATCTATACCTGCAGCTACTGCGGCAAACAGCTTGAGCCGGGAACCGGCAAACTGTTCGTCAGAAAGGACGGCGCAGTCTTCTACTTCTGCTCCTCCAAGTGTCAGAGCAACTACAAACTCGGTCGTATCCCGCGCCGCGTTGCCTGGACGGCAGCCGGACGCAAGGCACGCGGCAAGGAGTAAATCCAATGGAACGCACCTTTGTGATGATCAAGCCGGACGGCGTTCAGCGTGGTCTGGTCGGTGAGATCCTTTCCCGTTTCGAGAAGAAGGGATTCAAGATCGTCGCCGCAAAGTTTGGCGTGCTTCCGGAAGCAGTTGTAGACAAGCACTACGAGGAACACCTCGCAAAGCCGTTTTACCCGGGAATGAAGGCATACATCACCTCCGGACCCGTGCTCCGCTTTGTCCTTGAGGGCGACAACGTTATTGCAACGGTCCGCAAGATGAACGGGGCAACCAACCCGGCAGAGGCAGCACCCGGCACCGTCCGCGGTGACTATGCTCTCTCAATCGGGAAGAATGTGATTCACGCATCCGATGCACCCGAAAGTGCAGCACGCGAGATTACCATTCACTTTACCGATGCAGAGATCGTTTCGTACGAGAAGATCGACGAGACGCAGCTCTACGAGTAAAGCAGCCGGATTGTATCCGGAATTATTCTTTTTTTACTCAAGTCTTCTTTCATTGCCTCTGAAAAATCTCCCCTCTACTTGGCATCCTCTTTGGGTATGGGCGAATGAGAAATGAACAGAGAGCCGGACTGTATAACCCCTGTAAAAAAAGTTCCGGGGAATTACTTCCTCAGATAATCGTATGCCGACAGCAGCGCCTTTACGCCTTCGCCAACGGAGGATGCGATCTGCTTTGCGGCAACCGACGTAGAATCCCCCGCAGCAAAAAACCCGGGAACATCAGTCTTACAGTCAATATCCACAAGGATCTCCTTCTCCGCATTCATCGGGACAAAACCCTCAAACATTGCCGTATTCGGATCAAGACCAACACCGAGGAATACCCCGTCCACCTTCAGCTTCTTCTCAGGAGAAGACTTCAGAATACTACTGAGGAATCCTTTCTTCTGCTCCGGTTCTGCATCAACCGGCATCATCTTGACATACTCAAGCATCGTACCGCCGCCGAACTCGGTAATGGTGAATCCGGTATGGAACGTAACGTTCTGCATCTCCGTCAGCCGTCCGATGAGAACCGCATCCGCATCCAGCGGGGTTGCAGAGATCACATGCACCTGTGCCGCAATCCCTGCCATCTCAATTGCCATATCCATCGCCGTATTACCGCCGCCGAGAACTGCAACCGTCTTCCCCTTGTACATCGGGCCGTCACAGGTCGTACAGACGGCAATGCCTTTGCCCAGATACTCTGCCTCTCCCGGTGCCCCGGAAAGGCGCGGGGACCTGCCGGTTGCAGCAATAACCGCCTTTGCGGTGTACTCCTTCTCAGAAAGTGTCGTGATACTGAATCTGTCGTCCTTGACAACAATTGCCATCCCAACATCCTCAGCAATCACCGCCCCCGCATCACGGGCATGCTGGGCAAACTTCTGCATCAGATCATCACCCGGAATATCGGGGAATCCCGGATAATTCTCAACCGAACTGCTCTTGGTGGCCATACCGCCCACCGCCCCCCCGATAACGAGGGTTTCCAGGCCCTTGCGGCCGGCATACATTGCGGCCGACAGTCCGGCAGCACCGGAACCGATAATGATCAACTCGTGATCCTTGGGAATATCCTTCGTCTCGTCCGCAGGTGAGGGAGCATCCAGCAGCATCGCAACCTTCATCAGATCATCACCGATGACAATCTGACCGTCGATGATCGTTACCGGAACACCACGCTGGCCGGTCAGCTCGATCATTTTGTTTGCCGCTGCCTCATCCTCGCCCACATCATAATTGGTGTAGGAGACATGCTGCTTGTCCAGGAATCCTTTGAGATTCCGGCAGTGCGGACACCCAGTCAGAGAGTACACAATCACTTCATGAGACATAGATAGATCGTTTGATCGCTGATGATTAATAACCTCAGGTAGAGGGAAAAAAGAAAGGGTCAGTATTTTTTAATGCGGATCTCTTCAGTCTTCGGGGCTTCCTCCTCCTCCAGCGGAGTAAGATTCTCCACCAATTTCACCCCGATTGCATGTACCATCACATCACCAAAGATGGTAAACCGGCGAACCACCATACCCACGACCTCAACATTATCACCAACCGAAACATCCACCTCGAGCGGCACGGATTTTTTTGCAACAATTGCAGCAGACCCGTCAAAGATGGTGAGTGTCGGACGGCAGAGCCAGGTACCTTTGACGGCCTGCACAACACCTTCGACACGGACGGGCTTTCCCAGCATAGCAAGAGTGATCTGTTTTATACGGACGCGTTTGGACTGCTCTTCATACTCGGGCAGGAGCCGGACATACTGGGACCCGACACTGTAACTGTTGAAGACCGGGATGATCAGCAAAACCAGAGATAAAGGGATTCCCCAGATAAGAAAGGCTGTTTCCTTGGTATTCACATAAGAGAACACAAACAGTCCGATAAAGAACGCCACAACAATCAGATGCAATGGCGACAAGCCAATGGTCACACCACGTACTTTCATACTATTTCCTCACACAGAATTCCGGATAGCCGGTTGAATACTGTAAATGCAATTCATAAACATAAATACTTGTATAGTCTGAAACAGGACAAAAACGGAAAATAAAAAGAGGTGGATTGAAACGAAAGAAACTCTTTCATTTCAATTTTTTTTCACCAGGATTATTTGGCTTCACACAGTGCGCAGATCTCACTCTTATAGCAGTAGTAGTAGATAATTGCCATGAAGATGACTGCACCAACAATGTTACCAAGCGTGGACCAGATAATGTTATTCGTCCACATGGTACCCCAGTTCAGGAGATTCGTATCTGCCGTTCCTGCAACCATGTTGGTCAGGATACCTGCCGGGATGAAGTACATGTTTGCAACACAGTGTTCAAATCCGGTGGCAACGAAAGCCATGATCGGGAACCAGATTGCAACAATCTTGGAGATAACTTCATCTGCTGCAAGACCAAGGAACAGAGCCAGACAAACCAGCCAGTTACAAAGAATACCTTTCAGGAACACGGACCAGATACCGCCGATACCTGCATAGGAAACTTTTGCGGTCGCAATACCAATTGCACGGGTACCGAATGCAGTAACAACTGCAGTACCGGTTGCATAGGAAACGAACGGACCGTTTGCCATGACGTAGGCCATAAAGAGCGATCCAACCAGGTTACCGATATACACAACGACCCACAGATATATGAGGCCCTTAAGACCGGTATGACCCTGAAGGATTGCCATAGGGGCAAACATTGCATCACCGGTGAACAGCTCTGCACCGGTGAGAACCACGAGAATTAAACCAATCGGGAACAGTGCTCCCAGAATGAACTGGGCAATACCTGCACCAAGGAAATCTGCAACACCGGTCGAACCAACCGTTGCAAGCGCCGCACCCATTGCGATGTAGGCACCCGCGAGGAAGGCACGGACAAACATGTTGCCTGCCGGCAGACTGCATTTGGATTTGCCTGCCGTTCCAACTTTGACGCAAACCTGCGCCGGGCTGAATGTTACCATGAATACACACCTCACATCCCTCCCGCCAGCGGCGGGTAGAGTTGTGTTACTTGGAAATTGGAGGGAGGCATATTTATAACCCGACTATTGAATCCGGTGATTTCCCCTTGATATTAGGCTTCTCTTTCCGGCAAGTTAGATATATTCAATTAACAACACAAATTAGTAAAAACATATATAGGATTCCGAGTGACTCCAAATACTGCGCGGTATGTGAGGAAACACGAATCCGGGACACGCAACGATTATTTCCTGCCGGAACAGGGAAATACAGAGGAAAAACGAATACAGGGAAGAAAGTATTTGTAATGAAAAAGGAGATTTTTTGGGTATTTCGCAATTTTACTGCCGTATGTCAGACACACGCGATTACATTGATTCCAGTGCTTCAATACCCAGTACGTCAAGTGCTGCGGCAAGCGTGTTCCGGCTTGCATCAACCAGCGTGAGCCGGGCGTCACGGACACCGCCTTCGGCCTTCAGAACCGGCGCAAACCGGTAGAAGGAGTTGAAGAGATCCGCAAGGTCACGGACATACGTTGCAAGAAGATGGGGGCGCAGCTCTACCACGACCTTTTCGATCACATACGGGAACTGTGCAATGTGTTTTGCCAGCGCAATTTCGTAGGGATCAGAGAAGCTGTAGTTCTCGGTAAAGCCGCCATCAGCTTTTGCCCTCTCCAGAATGGAACAGGCACGGGCATGCGCATACTGGATATAGGGTGCGCTCTGCCGCTCAAAGTCAAGGGCTTCCTTCCAGTCAAAGACCGTTGATTTCTCAGCAGAGACTTTGACGATGTCATACCGCACTGCACCGACCGCAACCGCGGATGCAATCCGCTCGCGTTCGGCCTCGCCAAGCTCCGGGCGGCGGACACTGACCTCTTCTAAGGCACGCTTCTTGGTCTCGGCCAGCAGCTCGTCTGCGGTGATGAAGACACCGCCGCGGGTAGTCATCGAACCTTCCGGCAGAGAAACAAACTCGAAGTGTACAATCTCCGGCGGGCGCTCGCCGATCATGGAAAGCGTCGTCTGGAGTTGTGCACCGATCAGTTTGTGATCGGCACCAAGGACATCGATGCTCCGGTCACACTGACTGTTCTTCCATAAATGGAAGGCAAGATCGCGTGCCGCATAGACCGAGGTGCCGTTACTCCTGCGCAGAACGTAACGGTTGCCAAAACCCTTGTCCGAGAGATCAAGATACATCATCTGCCCGTCATGCTGTGCTTCGGGAAGTGCCTCGACTCGTGCAAGAACCTTCTGCATGTCACCGTTCCAAAGGAACGTGGTCTCGCGGACGAACCGGTCGTGATGAACGTTCATCGCTGCAAGAGTTTCTTTGATGCCCTCGGCACAGATGTCCACAGAGTCATGGAAAAGCCGGACCGTCTCCGGATCGCCCGCCTCGA includes:
- a CDS encoding DUF2298 domain-containing protein, whose protein sequence is MVPPETQILTIILWLIIMKFCQMTVYPYLKPAVGNLSYGLAYPFSILLLTFVTWYLGVAGLPVQLALLLFAAAGGYAVLSKRYDRTEIRQNLKWDLVFLGAFFLMLISRFLTPGIIPSGEKFMDAAFLGSIMLDPAVTPLDPWYAGGELSIYYYLGHWMCGMLGIFAGGAPTVVFNLMLPTVFALAAVSAYAIGVLLLKRHQWIPMLVLILPNAALLWHTIAGGGTLGIWWASTRVIENTINEYPLFSFLWGDPHAHVLGCFNQLFFLCLLAVMLVRWKVLPTGGKYLLAVILALSLGTMPAMNSWDVMVYAGVYLVLAAVLWLMHGHSLRDAVPLVLVPVLSLASYAPFLYTMLSGGGSSVQGFFLVTTPSPINEFLGVYLFFIAVFVAFGFSVLKKYPWLIAVPVIFAVAGYASAGVALFCILLLAGKRSAAPDVLFGILGMVIVFLMEFIYLKDYMGDVNYRMNTVFKFGFCAWFMLGTSVLLMIGRYAENRFAEIPKGRAVAVAAVIFVVLAALIGCCGIQLGYPGGTLDGSAWLESHHPADAAGIAFLTGAASPGDVVVEAADGSYAYNGRVSAMTGLPTIVGWVGHEAGWRSGVGDAGTRWSDVRSIYEDSSRTVSLMDKYGAKYLFVGEVERELYTVNLPENGLTRIFAADGVSIYQRSN
- a CDS encoding glycosyltransferase, producing MDHPVLTVVIPVYNDAAALRAAVPASVEVLEGLGLPFELILCEDASTDGSRETAAAFAASDDRIRVNHSDVRRGKGGALSDALAASHGDIFCFYDVDLSTDLANLPTLLEKIQAGADIVVGSRFLAQSTVLRSGDREATSVGFNRLVRMLLGSSIRDHQCGFKAFRRERLVKLMPYVQARGWTWDTEVLALAQRCGLTIEEIPITWTQGEKTNVRTRDIFSMGWSVLQLAWRIRIAGRYPKDI
- the rpl7ae gene encoding 50S ribosomal protein L7Ae, encoding MAKIYQMFEVPEELQNKALEALELARDTGKIKKGANEATKAVERGTAALVLIGADVAPEEIVMHIPGLADEKEIPFVFINKQADIGAACGLDVGCTAVAIVKVGKGKEIVEDLAGQIKALRG
- a CDS encoding 30S ribosomal protein S28e, which translates into the protein MPDDATPAEVIEVIGLTGMHGEASQIKCRVLDGPNKGRIITRNTFGPIREGDILMLLETEREAKKLSRR
- a CDS encoding 50S ribosomal protein L24e, producing the protein MVDIYTCSYCGKQLEPGTGKLFVRKDGAVFYFCSSKCQSNYKLGRIPRRVAWTAAGRKARGKE
- the ndk gene encoding nucleoside-diphosphate kinase, whose translation is MERTFVMIKPDGVQRGLVGEILSRFEKKGFKIVAAKFGVLPEAVVDKHYEEHLAKPFYPGMKAYITSGPVLRFVLEGDNVIATVRKMNGATNPAEAAPGTVRGDYALSIGKNVIHASDAPESAAREITIHFTDAEIVSYEKIDETQLYE
- a CDS encoding FAD-dependent oxidoreductase, which codes for MSHEVIVYSLTGCPHCRNLKGFLDKQHVSYTNYDVGEDEAAANKMIELTGQRGVPVTIIDGQIVIGDDLMKVAMLLDAPSPADETKDIPKDHELIIIGSGAAGLSAAMYAGRKGLETLVIGGAVGGMATKSSSVENYPGFPDIPGDDLMQKFAQHARDAGAVIAEDVGMAIVVKDDRFSITTLSEKEYTAKAVIAATGRSPRLSGAPGEAEYLGKGIAVCTTCDGPMYKGKTVAVLGGGNTAMDMAIEMAGIAAQVHVISATPLDADAVLIGRLTEMQNVTFHTGFTITEFGGGTMLEYVKMMPVDAEPEQKKGFLSSILKSSPEKKLKVDGVFLGVGLDPNTAMFEGFVPMNAEKEILVDIDCKTDVPGFFAAGDSTSVAAKQIASSVGEGVKALLSAYDYLRK
- a CDS encoding formate/nitrite transporter family protein, whose amino-acid sequence is MVTFSPAQVCVKVGTAGKSKCSLPAGNMFVRAFLAGAYIAMGAALATVGSTGVADFLGAGIAQFILGALFPIGLILVVLTGAELFTGDAMFAPMAILQGHTGLKGLIYLWVVVYIGNLVGSLFMAYVMANGPFVSYATGTAVVTAFGTRAIGIATAKVSYAGIGGIWSVFLKGILCNWLVCLALFLGLAADEVISKIVAIWFPIMAFVATGFEHCVANMYFIPAGILTNMVAGTADTNLLNWGTMWTNNIIWSTLGNIVGAVIFMAIIYYYCYKSEICALCEAK
- the argS gene encoding arginine--tRNA ligase, coding for MYREYIHKVEHLLREITGEDDVLLTDGGDHADIASTVAFALAKKERKNPAAIAADIVAKIAAHPDSQGLTVSAVGPYINFVFSGEYVADSVRAARHPDYGQLPARTERVILEHTSANPNGPLHVGHIRNTVIGDTLVRVFRKAGYPVDAQYYLNDMGRQIAIVAWGVKHLHYDRLPNEKGDEFIVRHYVEANKIAREQPEIEPEFDEMMEKIEAGDPETVRLFHDSVDICAEGIKETLAAMNVHHDRFVRETTFLWNGDMQKVLARVEALPEAQHDGQMMYLDLSDKGFGNRYVLRRSNGTSVYAARDLAFHLWKNSQCDRSIDVLGADHKLIGAQLQTTLSMIGERPPEIVHFEFVSLPEGSMTTRGGVFITADELLAETKKRALEEVSVRRPELGEAERERIASAVAVGAVRYDIVKVSAEKSTVFDWKEALDFERQSAPYIQYAHARACSILERAKADGGFTENYSFSDPYEIALAKHIAQFPYVIEKVVVELRPHLLATYVRDLADLFNSFYRFAPVLKAEGGVRDARLTLVDASRNTLAAALDVLGIEALESM